The sequence ATTCTTTGCAAACCCGTCTCTTTGTGTTTGGTGTTGTTTTGCACACAAGGTGATTGAAAACGTTTAGAGAAGGAATGTCCAGGCTTTTTCCACTGGGGGCCGCACACTgataatttaaatacatttatatgtatttatatacatataaaaatgtttttctttagggcatatatatatatatatatacatatatatatatatatatatatatatatatatatatatatatatatccatccatccatcatcttccgcttatccgaggtggggtcgcgggggcaacagcctaagcagagaaacccagacttccctctccccagccacttcgtctagctcttcccgggggatcccgaggcgttcccaggccagccgggagacatagtcttcccaacgtgtcctgggtcttccccgtggcctcctaccggttggacgtgccctaaacacctccctagggaggcgttcgggtggcatcctgaccagatgcccgaaccacctcatctggctcctctccatgtgaaggagcagcggctttactttgagttcctcccggatggcagagcttctcaccctatctctaagggagagccccgccacacggcggaggaaactcatttcggccgcttgtacccgtgatcttatcctttcggtcatgacccaaagctcatgaccataggtgaggatgggaacgtagatcgaccggtaaattgagagctttgccttccggctcagctccttcttcaccacaacggatcggtacaacgtccgcattactgaagacgccgcaccgatccgcctgtcgatctcacgatccactcttccctcactcgtgaacaagactcctaggtacttgaactcctccacttggggcagggtctcctccccaacccggagatggcactccacccttttccgggcgagaaccatggactcggacttggaggtgctgattctcattccggtcgcttcacactcggctgcgaaccgatccagcgagagctgaagatcccggtcagatgaagccatcaagaccacatcagctgcaaaaagcagagacctaatcctgcggttaccaaaccggaacccctcaacgccttgactgcgcctagaaattctgtccataaaagttatgaacagaatcggtgacaaaggacagccttggcggaatccaaccctcactggaaatgtgttcgacttactgccggcaatgcggaccaagctctggcactgatcgtacagggaacggaccgcaacaataagacagtccgataccccatactctctgagcactccccacaggacttcccgagggacacggtctagtgccttctccaagtccacaaagcacatgtagactggttgggcaaactcccatgcaccctcaagaaccctgccgagagtatagagctggtgcacagttccaagaccaggacaaaaaccacactgttcctccttaaTCCGAGGTTctactatccggcgtagcctcctctccagtacacatgAATAagccttactgggaaggctgaggagtgtgatcccatgatagttggaacacaccctgcggtcccccttcttaaagagaggaaccaccaccccggtctgccaatccagatgtaccgcccccgatgtccacgcgatgctgcagagtcttgtcaaccaagacagccccacagcatccagagccttaaggaactccgggcggatctcatccacccctggggctctgccaccgaggagttttttaactacctctgcaacctcagccccagaaataggagagcccatcaCAGATTCCCCAGTAACTGCTTCCTCATAGAAaaacatgttggtgggattgaggaggtctttgaagttttccttccacctatccacaacatccgcagttgaggtcagcagaacaccatccgcaccatacacggtgttgacagtgcactgctttcccttcctgaggcggcggacggtggtccagaatcgcttcgaagccgtccggaagtcgttttccatggcttccccaaactcctcccatgtccgagttttgcctccgcgaccgctgaagctgcacaccgcttggcctgtcggtaactgtccgctgcctccggagtcctatgagccaaaaggacccgataggactccttcttcagcttgacggcatccctcaccgctggtgtccaccaaggggttttataATTGCCGCcccaacaggcaccaactacctagcggccacagctccaatcagccgcctcgacaatagaggtacggaacagggtccactcggactcaatgtccagcacaggtcaaagttcttccggagttgggaattgaaactttctctgacaggagactctgccagacgttatacatatatatatatatatatatatatatatatatatatatatatttttttttttatttttattacagctgttgtaaggtgtgctggatgcaagaatttgccatgttattgaatattcaacattattgtctttgaggttccaaatgtgtttgctgagttctgtagaattctgcagaGCCTGGTTtttaaaggaggcgttgtgattattccatcttgttttgaacgctccttcggttaatcctacgtacgtgtcggatgtgttaatatatatatatatatatatatatatatatatatatatatatatatatatatatatatatatatatatatatacataaagtaccaatgattgtcacacacacactaggtgtggtgaaattcgttctctgcatttgacccatgcccttgatcaccccctgagaagtgaggggagcagtgagcagcagcggtggtctcggccgggaatcatttttggtgatttaacccccaattccaacccttgatgctgagtggcaagcagggaggcaatgggtcccattttttttatagtttgaactcacaacctaccgatctcagggcagacactctaaccactaggccactgagtagtatatatatatatatatacatattttgtattttttttttttttttacttttgggcatacatatacacacaaacacacacacacacacacacacacacacacacacacacacacaaacgcctTCTGGTTATATGGCCTTTAGTGGTCTTCTTAAAAACTGAGAActgttaaaatgaaaaaaaaaaaacaaagaaaaactgtTCATGGATTTTTGAAAATTAGGAATCGATTTGGAATCGGGATGAAAAAGAATCGCTACCATTGTTCTCTCTTTAATTGTTTTTACTTGATCAACATTCCACATCTTTTtggaatgttgttttttttttttttatcagaagtAAAAGTCTGTTTGGGAGGGGTGCACAAATAATCAATTCACATCCAAATCCCAATTCTTATTGATCCTGAATATAAATCAATTCATACTTttcaaaacttaaaaaaaataaaaaaaataaaataaaaaatgcgatgaggtggcgacttgtccagggtgtaccccgccttccgcccgattgtagctgagataggcgccagcgccccccgcgaccccgaaagggaataagcggtagaaaatggatggatggatggataaaaaatatatatatatatgtgtgtgtgtgtacgtatatatgtatatatttgtgtgtatgtatatatatatatatatatatatatatatatatatatatatatatatatatatatatatatatatatatatatatatatatatactgtatatatatatatgtatacatataaatgtatttatctaTTTGTGTATTttcagtatatacatgtatgtgtttatattatattaatatgatggatatataattaatataattggttACTAAGAGTATGTGATGGTTTGACCTCTACCTTGTTTACATAaggcagctaaaatgtgccaagcATGGGTAAGTGTGGAAagagtgttttgtatttttcctATCATGCATTTTAATGGCTCCAAATGGGTGTAATTTGGAATGTTTTATGATGCGTTGATGTTTTGGattgttttatatataatatccacaaagttctgTGAGCAGGTTATGTTATATgtaaccatgtgtgttgactttttgtggtgtttttttgGCGCCAtcactagggaaggttgtttgtattgggtGATAAAGCTAAATGCTGTGCTATGTTCTAtttgaaacataattcataatcatTGACCTGTTTTACTCAAATTATTCACCAATTGTTTGcaattttgcacacacacacacatatatatatatatatatatatatatatatatatatatatatatgtatatatatatatatatatatatatatatatatatatatatatatatatatgtatatatatatatatatatatatatatatatatatatatatatatatatatatatatatatatatatatatgaccacaGAACCTTCCTCTAGAAGGTCTAATCTTTGTCCATTTGATgccagataaaacaaaaatgttgctttttggccacaatacccagcaatatgtttggaggagaaaaggtgaggctatcccaggaacaccaaacccaccgtcaagcatggtggtggtagtattgtgctctgggcctgttttactgccaatggaactggtgctttacagagagtaagtgggacagtgaaaaagaaggattacctccaaattcttgaggacaacctaaaatcatcagcccggatgtcaggtcttgggcacagttgggtattccaagaggacaatgaccccaaacacacgtcaaaagtggtcaatttcatgatccgtggcccggatccgcccctccatccatccatccatttcttaccgcttgttagttttggactccattagttcctgtttgtgcaactctgggtttgttttagtttccatggagaTTAATTGGgtccacctgcctctggttagtggtcggcacgttCACCTGTGGTCGACCACAAATCAGAGAGCTATTCATTCATctctctcgccacactcgtcctggcttcattgtttgatGTACGCTACAGTCATGTCGGTTGATTTCTTGTTTCTTGGCTTTTGATTTATGCTTCCGGTGCTAGTTTGGCACGTTTTCCCGTCTACTTGGTTTCTGTTTTTGGTTCGTgttttgaagattaaatcatgttcctacctgcacgccttgtcgggagtggtccgtctgcatcccgggggaacaaacacCCCCCCACCCGCACCACCCTTTTTAGGCCATTTCCATGCAACCAGACGGAGCGCTTCCAACTTGTAACCTATTTTGAAAAAGTGTCACTATAATTattataggcttcacggtggcagaggggttagtgcgtctgcctcacaatacgaagatcctgcagtcctgggttcaaatccaggctcgggatctttctgtgtggagtttgcatgttctccccgtgaatgcgtgggttctctccgggtactccggcttcctcccacctccaaagacatgcacctggggataggttgattggcaacactaaattggccctagtgtgtgaatgttgtctgtctatctgtgttggccctgcgatgaggtggcgacttgtccagggtgtaccccgcctcccgcccgattgtagctgagataggcgccagcgccccccgcaaccccgaaagggaataagcggtagaaaatggatggataattattatACCAAGTAATACATTGCAAGAATTGGTTTGAATTGGTCTGAATCGTaccgtcaccccaggaatcggattCGGATCAAAtggttaggtgcccaaagatccaCCCCCCTCGTCTCTGGACTGATTGAACAATAAGCTTGGAAACCGAACTTTACAACCTGGCTTCTTTCCCTGCAGGAGCGTGAGGAGGATGTGAAGCTTCAGCTCGTCCGACACACTCCCGGGCTTTCAGACAATCTGAGGACCAGCAGCGGCTACGCCAAACTTAGCCAAGCAAAGGTTAGCATATTAGCTGTGGGTGAACGTGGTCTCCTCTGACGGTGCTGATGAAATGCGTGTCTTGCAGCAGCCTCTTCCCTCTGGAGAGAGACCAAACCATTCAACGACGTCGAAAGTCGCTTACTTCAAGAGGAAATATGCGGAGGAGGAGGTTCTGCACGGACGCCTACGAGGATATTTTCAAAAAGTACCTCGCATTGTCTGCTCTCGTTTATTCAAAAGTCAGAGAGTTCCTCTTGTTCCGATGCAGATGATACCTTGGCTCTGAGGGCAGAATGGATGTTGCCATGACGGAGAAACGTCTTTGTTGTTGTCTTCAAGTGTCTTGTTATGTCTCTCGGTTGTGCAGCACCTGATCCTGCAGGAGGACAGGGGCTGCATCCTCAAGTTGTCCCTGGAGAAGCTGAGGTTCCTGGACGACCCCGAGGCCTACCTGCGGCGCTCCGTCCTCATCAACAACCTGCTGAGGAAGATCCACCATGAGGAGGGGTATGATGACGTAGAGGAGGAAGAGGGGATGGTGGGCGAGGGCGGGATGTACTCCGACAGGAAGCGGTTGAAAGTGCTGGTCGGCGACTGCTGCTCGCCGTCCCTGAGCCTCGAGGAGCTGCAGCGTTACCGTCTGGTGCCGTGCTGTCCGTCGGCAGGCTGCCTCTGCGGGCTGGACTCCGGCCCGGGCCTGGAACCGCTGGAAGCGGATCACCGGCTGCTGCTGTACAACTTGGACGACCACGGCTGACGAAGGCCCTGATGGCGTCCGAACGCTGAGAAACCGACCGTGAATGAACCACTAGAAGCTTCTCGAAGCTAAGGGACAGCCATTGTTCCTCTGCCTCAGGACCAAAGGCCAAACTGTCCCAGCACCATTTATGGACTTCTTCTCTTGCTGTGAAGTGAGCTCCTTCAGGGACCTTTGGATGCTCCTGTGAAGATTTCTTTCTTATCGTTCGTGTTTCTTTCTGTGACATCGTGCAAAGTCCATCTTGCCCGTGGGTAAAGTGACGCTCCCCTGTGGCC comes from Nerophis ophidion isolate RoL-2023_Sa linkage group LG24, RoL_Noph_v1.0, whole genome shotgun sequence and encodes:
- the LOC133542624 gene encoding uncharacterized protein LOC133542624, translating into MSETTVPDVGQPKMSACQEMGASAPDATGNICLGGDQSGGRLVSGCSGPPRARPTPAPLHCQEREEDVKLQLVRHTPGLSDNLRTSSGYAKLSQAKQPLPSGERPNHSTTSKVAYFKRKYAEEEVLHGRLRGYFQKHLILQEDRGCILKLSLEKLRFLDDPEAYLRRSVLINNLLRKIHHEEGYDDVEEEEGMVGEGGMYSDRKRLKVLVGDCCSPSLSLEELQRYRLVPCCPSAGCLCGLDSGPGLEPLEADHRLLLYNLDDHG